The Methanobrevibacter sp. DNA window GGATATGGTCTCTTTGTTCTTGTGTAGTTTCCTTAACAAGTTTTCCAGGAACTCCTAAGATTAGGCTGTTTTCTGGAAATTCCTTATTTTCACTTACCACCGCACCTGCACCTACAATTGAATTCTTTCCAATCTTGGCACCATTCAATACAGTGGCATTCATTCCTATAAGAACATTGTCATCAATTTCACAGCCGTGAACTACAGCGCCATGTCCAATGGAGACATTGTCCCCTATCTTAAGGGTCAAGTTTGCTGAAGTGTGCAAAACACAGTTGTCCTGAACATTTGAGCCTTTACCAATTCTTATAGGTCCCACATCTCCTCGAATAATTGCTCCATGCCAGATGGAACAGTTTTCACCAATTTCAACATCGCCGATTACTTGTGCACCAGGGAATATTTTTACGGGTTCATTGAGTTTCATAATATACTCCTCTTTTAGTTTTTTTAATTAATTAATTTCTTTAAATCAATTAAGCTATTTTTTTAATTGCTTAATTTTTCAAATTAAT harbors:
- a CDS encoding gamma carbonic anhydrase family protein; this encodes MKLNEPVKIFPGAQVIGDVEIGENCSIWHGAIIRGDVGPIRIGKGSNVQDNCVLHTSANLTLKIGDNVSIGHGAVVHGCEIDDNVLIGMNATVLNGAKIGKNSIVGAGAVVSENKEFPENSLILGVPGKLVKETTQEQRDHILWNAKHYVELANEYDD